A window of the Podospora bellae-mahoneyi strain CBS 112042 chromosome 6, whole genome shotgun sequence genome harbors these coding sequences:
- a CDS encoding hypothetical protein (antiSMASH:Cluster_2; EggNog:ENOG503NXVK; COG:S) gives MSPLIERLGVWTGDPKIYSFSSIPDHLISIMSSSKRTGMFKVKTPWSTGDSNVPEGSGPQSFVFSLDHRPRATRASVPKASRSSFGSLFVPTHHGRHIDNGVPFRRRHVKCDEDKPACQRCLKWQGFCDGYKTAELAPPRDDKRQRLSSPSARSEKSDSGLPDNFEALQLSDQYGAGENSSQESSQNNEFDEHWETFYCDCWSSLANNLGGGWFSSRLFTQTIPQISQVEPAIRYALMAIGALACSLFPNIVPAGPSGGDGNDYHYNAALTHYGQAIRLIRLQQEPNSASTLRVAVVACILFACFEILHGSHGAAVNHISFGSLMLTGQASVGQLELEDEILQVFERMEWSAWSIGLMTGSVQVPIEINSRLSLDDMPTKFSGLGEARRWWDAIQHWTLYFSQAMAGPTYADGDFLPGIKTMQSQCLGMLERWNDMFCPLYNPASSPRKGSSYLQATSLLLQSIVLHAYINTCGFQDHYGTEQITSQFKEMVRLSGVLLDNQPVSKGCSEIFTLDSGPTCALYIAATKCLDPTIRADATALLTQYPRRDGFWDSRAALGILGQDLSSSGEYGGAIDPALQYLDQ, from the exons ATGTCCCCCCTTATCGAGAGGTTGGGTGTGTGGACAGGTGATCCGAAGATCTACTCATTCTCTTCGATCCCAGATCATCTAATATCCATCATGTCTTCCTCTAAGAGAACTGGCATGTTCAAGGTCAAGACTCCGTGGTCTACTGGGGATAGTAATGTGCCAGAAGG TTCTGGTCCGCAGTCTTTTGTCTTCAGCCTGGACCACCGGCCACGAGCCACAAGGGCAAGCGTACCGAAA GCAAGTAGGTCATCATTCGGCAGCCTGTTTGTTCCAACACACCATGGGCGCCATATTGACAACGGTGTGCCTTTTAGGAGACGACATGTGAAATGCGACGAGGACAAGCCTGCATGCCAGCGATGTTTGAAATGGCAAGGATTCTGTGATGGGTACAAGACAGCCGAACTGGCGCCCCCGAGAGACGACAAACGACAACGGCTGTCTTCCCCATCAGCCCGGTCTGAGAAGAGCGATTCGGGGCTTCCCGACAATTTCGAGGCACTGCAGCTGAGCGACCAGTATGGCGCGGGAGAAAACTCCTCACAGGAGTCTTCCCAAAACAATGAATTTGACGAGCACTGGGAGACATTTTATTGTGACTGTTGGTCCAGTCTGGCCAATAATCTCGGGGGAGGCTGGTTTTCCTCTCGGTTGTTCACCCAAACAATCCCACAGATAAGCCAAGTTGAACCAGCCATTCGGTATGCTCTCATGGCCATTGGTGCTCTTGCCTGCTCGCTTTTTCCAAACATTGTTCCAGCAGGGCCCTCAGGAGGGGACGGCAACGATTATCACTACAACGCGGCCCTCACGCACTACGGACAAGCAATCCGACTGATCCGACTTCAACAGGAGCCAAACTCTGCTTCTACTCTACGTGTGGCAGTTGTTGCTTGCATTCTCTTTGCGTGCTTTGAGATTTTGCATGGGAGCCACGGAGCTGCCGTCAATCATATCAGTTTTGGCAGTCTCATGCTCACAGGGCAAGCAAGCGTGGGCCAGCTCGAACTAGAAGACGAGATTCTGCAAGTATTTGAGAGGATGGAATGGTCTGCTTGGTCTATCGGCCTCATGACTGGCTCAGTTCAAGTACCCATCGAAATCAACAGCAGGCTTTCACTAGACGACATGCCCACCAAGTTCTCCGGGCTCGGGGAGGCCAGAAGATGGTGGGACGCGATCCAGCACTGGACATTGTACTTCAGCCAAGCCATGGCTGGGCCAACATACGCGGATGGAGACTTTCTGCCCGGGATCAAGACCATGCAATCACAGTGTCTTGGAATGTTAGAACGGTGGAATGACATGTTTTGCCCGCTTTACAATCCGGCAAGCTCTCCTCGGAAGGGGTCATCTTATCTTCAGGCGACGTCTCTGCTTCTCCAGTCTATCGTGCTTCACGCCTACATCAACACTTGTGGCTTTCAAGACCACTACGGCACTGAACAGATCACATCGCAGTTCAAAGAAATGGTGCGCCTCTCCGGAGTCCTCTTGGACAACCAACCCGTCTCCAAAGGATGTAGCGAAATATTCACCTTGGACAGCGGGCCGACTTGCGCTCTCTACATTGCGGCAACCAAATGCTTGGATCCCACCATCCGAGCAGACGCCACCGCCTTGCTCACACAATACCCACGACGAGACGGCTTCTGGGACAGTCGAGCAGCTCTCGGGATCCTCGGCCAGGACCTTTCATCAAGCGGTGAATATGGCGGTGCTATTGATCCAGCACTTCAGTACCTCGACCAATGA
- a CDS encoding hypothetical protein (antiSMASH:Cluster_2), translated as MRIRPFLTSLQAPSPMKARTQSQKHHERKTGGIPPPPESLFHELTLVVENNPDKAPNMPNNWDDPAGSPEYQTGCRPDLPKVPKVGRDDDGGALEDSSGHKKIRDGIHTQVDQHRGENNLPSALVALGGTYNLPRLAPFNPRNGTCTQYRTNQNTSGMHRERMRKVTSPVRVWILM; from the exons ATGAGAATCCGGCCTTTTCTCACAAGTCTGCAGGCCCCCTCGCCCATGAAAGCTCGGACACAAAGCCAGAAGCATCACGAGCGCAAGACAGGCGGgatacctcctcctccagagaGCCTCTTTCATGAACTCACGCTGGTGGTCGAAAATAATCCAGACAAGGCTCCCAACATGCCAAACAACTGGGACGACCCTGCGGGCAGTCCAGAGTACCAGACAGGCTGCCGCCCAGATCTTCCAAAAGTACCAAAGGTTGGAcgcgatgatgatggcggtgctCTGGAAGATTCCAGCGGGCACAAGAAAATACGTGATGGGATACACACCCAGGTAGATCAGCACCGTGGTGAAAACAACCTCCCATCCGCACTT GTGGCTCTGGGGGGCACGTATAACCTACCGAGACTGGCTCCGTTCAACCCGAGGAATGGGACCTGCACCCAGTACAGGACGAACCAAAACACGTCGGGGATGCAcagggagaggatgagaaaGGTGACAAGTCCGGTAAGGGTGTGGATCCTGATGTAG
- a CDS encoding hypothetical protein (antiSMASH:Cluster_2; EggNog:ENOG503P3D7; COG:S), which translates to MNFLSAFRAHTRPEAQWFKVGLASSFPDLGVDEEDTHTLAHTRTCNTDTAPGCKVFHIPKDDPSSGNEVPIPENEAAGDMTDQVLVFKRKGTFHAIDHQCPHSSFPLSQGLPFDIEDFGIVLSAGITCPKHGWSFDLFSGRADRGNYKLKVWEVQLRDAANDASDKEVWVRRKQRIG; encoded by the exons ATGAACTTTTTATCTGCTTTTCGAGCTCATACTAGGCCAGAAGCTCAATGGTTCAAGGTGGGCCTTGCCTCGTCATTTCCCGATCTTGGcgttgacgaggaagacacCCACACCTTGGCGCACACTCGAACATGCAACACCGACACAGCACCAGGATGCAAAGTCTTCCATATACCAAAAGATGATCCTTCCTCTGGAAATGAAGTTCCAATCCCGGAGAATGAAGCCGCTGGCGACATGACAGACCAGGTCTTGGTTTTCAAACGGAAGGGAACCTTCCATGCTATCGACCAT CAATGTCCACATTCATCCTTCCCGCTTTCTCAAGGCCTGCCCTTTGATATTGAAGACTTTGGCATTGTCTTGAGTGCGGGAATCACCTGCCCAAAGCATGGCTGGTCCTTCGACCTGTTCTCTGGAAGGGCAGACAGGGGGAACTACAAGCTCAAGGTCTGGGAGGTACAACTACGAGATGCCGCCAACGATGCCTCGGACAAAGAAGTATGGGTGAGAAGAAAGCAGAGGATCGGGTAA
- a CDS encoding hypothetical protein (antiSMASH:Cluster_2), translating into MAPKRHNNKAPKAPKAPKNHKTTSKFKKVQAPITTRVTRSRARESGEELVSLDITAVTNTTVTTEIKVTPSKAPGTEEIKLSPPTKRKASTETPRDLESLPRKLARNGRAPKSPSSPKKTPTEKQVGQPPVTQKEPPVSQPVPPLTQKVPPVPQTPPPVPQTEVPATQTEKVTQVDPNSSTSSSGIGSVSIGSSIFASPAGSEKSDSTGGISSLNGGSNSERNLSSPDSPDKPPSDSGSDSNPRNRDRAPFPAHTNGFLTALVSLLEIADNVRGLKQTIDETPGVSPNWADSERYSRYSSSTESSLYRF; encoded by the exons ATGGCCCCCAAGAGACATAACAACAAGGCCCCCAAGGCCCCCAAGGCTCCAAAAAACCACAAAACCACCtccaagttcaagaaggtgCAGGCACCTATCACTACCCGTGTGACACGCTCTAGGGCCCGTGAgtctggggaggagttggtcTCTCTTGACAT CACCGCGGTTACCAACACCACGGTTACCACTGAGATCAAGGTAACACCGTCAAAGGCGCCAGGCACAGAAGAGATCAAACTGAGTCCACCCACCAAGAGAAAGGCGTCCACCGAAACACCTCGTGACTTGGAATCGCTTCCTAGAAAATTGGCGAGGAATGGCCGCGCACCAAAGTCGCCTTCTAGTCCTAAGAAAACGCCCACCGAGAAACAGGTGGGTCAACCCCCGGTTACTCAGAAAGAGCCCCCAGTTTCCCAGCCAGTGCCCCCTCTTACTCAAAAAGTGCCCCCGGTTCCTCAGACACCACCCCCGGTTCCTCAGACAGAGGTCCCGGCTACTCAGACAGAGAAAGTAACCCAGGTAGACCCGAACTCTTctaccagcagcagtggcatTGGTTCTGTCAGCATTGGCAGCTCCATCTTTGCAAGCCCCGCGGGAAGCGAGAAAAGTGACAGCACCGGTGGCATCAGTTCTCTCAACGGTGGCTCTAACTCTGAGAGGAACCTCAGCTCTCCCGATTCTCCCGACAAGCCTCCTAGTGATTCTGGGTCCGACTCTAACCCTCGGAATCGTGACCGGGCCCCTTTCCCAGCTCATACTAATGGTTTCCTTACTGCTCTCGTTTCCCTGCTCGAGATTGCTGACAATGTTCGCGGCTTGAAGCAGACAATTGATGAAACGCCTGGGGTGTCTCCTAACTGGGCCGACTCCGAGCGGTACTCCCGCTACTCCTCGTCCACTGAATCAAGCCTCTACAGGTTCTAG
- a CDS encoding hypothetical protein (antiSMASH:Cluster_2), translating into MGERGEETGDETDGEDSQDEGGSPETGTGGNKDDKPEPTPVLDAFGVLRRKDSSDSDVSMSDLPSPRRIAVSTFRSTARLPFRTPRTRTRTRLVLHSSPNISAILRPRSVLRPLSCQRNRAIPRTPSTLRPLHLLLFPAALRNPSTLKTRSPQSPLRSLTLIRSPSLLQPPSLPHPLRVPDFNLPDELANNPDFDERLSLIGLDIIYD; encoded by the coding sequence atgggggagagaGGTGAGGAGACGGGTGATGAGAcagatggggaggatagTCAGGATGAAGGCGGCAGCCCAGAGACCGGCACAGGGGGTAACAAGGACGATAAGCCGGAGCCAACGCCGGTGCTGGATGCATTCGGGGTTCTAAGGCGTAAGGACAGCAGCGACTCTGATGTTTCTATGAGCGATCTGCCGTCTCCCCGACGAATTGCAGTGTCGACTTTTCGGTCGACGGCGAGGTTACCATTTCGGACGCCTCGTACGAGGACCCGAACAAGACTGGTGTTGCACAGCAGTCCGAATATCTCAGCAATCCTGAGACCCCGAAGCGTCCTGAGACCCCTAAGCTGCCAGAGAAATCGAGCGATACCCAGAACCCCAAGCACCCTGAGGCCTCTACACCTACTACTATTCCCAGCCGCCTTGAGAAACCCGTCGACCTTGAAAACTCGAAGCCCCCAGAGCCCACTGCGCTCCCTGACACTCATCCGCTCCCCGAGCCTATTACAACCCCCAAGCCTACCACATCCCCTCAGGGTTCCGGATTTCAACTTACCAGATGAGTTGGCAAATAACCCCGACTTCGACGAACGGCTATCTCTTATTGGTCTCGACATCATTTACGACTAG